In the genome of Rhodothermales bacterium, one region contains:
- the madM gene encoding malonate transporter subunit MadM, with protein sequence MNGLLESLHGALTAYALVTAFAVVGGTVLVSYWISKRLTRGRLHGSAIAIMIGLLMAYLGGAATGGSKGVADIPLLAGVGFMGGAMLRDLAIVATAFGVSLDEFRKTGLSGVISLLVGVFISFALGAGVAYAFGYRDAVSMTTIGGGAATYIVGPVTGTAIGASSEVIALSIAVGLIKSILVMIGTPFVAKSIGLNNPRSALIFGGLMGTTSGVAGGLAATDPKLVPYGAMTATFYTGLGCLVGPSAVYIVMRMFF encoded by the coding sequence ATGAACGGATTGCTGGAATCCCTGCACGGGGCGCTCACGGCCTATGCGCTCGTGACGGCGTTCGCGGTCGTGGGCGGCACGGTGCTGGTCTCCTACTGGATTTCAAAACGCCTCACCCGGGGCCGCCTGCACGGGTCGGCGATCGCCATCATGATCGGGCTGTTGATGGCTTACCTCGGCGGGGCGGCGACGGGCGGCTCGAAGGGCGTGGCGGACATCCCGCTGCTCGCCGGCGTGGGCTTCATGGGCGGCGCGATGCTCCGCGACCTCGCCATCGTGGCGACGGCCTTCGGGGTGAGCCTGGACGAGTTTCGGAAGACGGGTCTGAGCGGCGTGATCTCGCTGCTGGTGGGCGTATTCATCTCGTTCGCGCTCGGCGCCGGCGTGGCGTACGCCTTCGGCTACCGCGACGCCGTCAGCATGACGACGATCGGCGGCGGCGCGGCGACCTATATCGTGGGCCCGGTGACCGGGACCGCCATCGGCGCCTCGTCGGAGGTGATCGCCCTCAGCATCGCCGTGGGGCTCATCAAATCGATTCTCGTGATGATTGGAACACCGTTCGTCGCGAAGTCCATCGGCCTGAACAATCCCCGGTCGGCGCTGATCTTTGGCGGATTGATGGGCACGACGAGCGGTGTCGCCGGCGGGCTCGCCGCGACGGACCCGAAACTGGTGCCCTACGGCGCCATGACGGCCACGTTTTACACCGGGTTGGGATGCCTCGTGGGGCCGTCCGCCGTGTATATCGTGATGCGGATGTTTTTTTAA
- the madL gene encoding malonate transporter subunit MadL, whose amino-acid sequence MVIYGTALLSLSLLAGMLAGEVLGWLIGVDANVGGVGIAMLLLIVGTDRLRAAGRMMPASEQGILFWSAIYIPIVVAMAASQNVVKAVNGGVAAVAAGVLVVVVCFALVPVIARIGRAEGEA is encoded by the coding sequence ATGGTCATCTACGGAACGGCCCTGTTGTCGCTCAGTCTCCTCGCCGGCATGCTGGCCGGCGAAGTGCTTGGCTGGCTCATCGGCGTTGACGCCAATGTGGGCGGCGTCGGTATCGCCATGCTGCTGCTGATCGTCGGTACGGACCGGCTGCGGGCGGCGGGTCGGATGATGCCGGCCTCGGAGCAGGGCATCCTGTTCTGGAGCGCCATCTACATCCCCATCGTCGTCGCGATGGCGGCGAGCCAGAATGTGGTGAAGGCCGTGAACGGAGGCGTCGCGGCGGTGGCGGCCGGCGTGCTGGTCGTGGTCGTCTGTTTCGCGCTCGTGCCCGTGATCGCGCGCATCGGCCGCGCGGAGGGTGAGGCATGA
- a CDS encoding DUF1801 domain-containing protein produces the protein MRAGSRAIPPTFDEYLLALPAPQREALEDLRVLIHRAAPGAEECVSYQLPAFRLNGKMLCAMGATRKHCALYLMSNTVAAGFTDELAAYDTGTGTVRFQPDDPLPDTLVLRLVEARIAENAR, from the coding sequence ATGCGCGCCGGCTCGCGAGCTATCCCGCCCACATTCGACGAATACCTGCTGGCGCTGCCCGCGCCGCAACGCGAGGCCCTGGAGGATCTCCGCGTCCTGATTCACCGCGCCGCGCCGGGCGCCGAGGAATGCGTCAGCTACCAGCTGCCGGCGTTTCGGCTGAACGGAAAGATGCTCTGCGCGATGGGCGCGACCAGGAAGCATTGCGCCCTGTATCTCATGAGCAACACCGTGGCCGCCGGCTTCACGGATGAGCTGGCCGCCTACGATACCGGCACGGGCACGGTCCGTTTTCAACCGGACGATCCCCTGCCCGACACGCTGGTGCTGCGGCTCGTGGAAGCACGAATCGCCGAAAACGCGAGATAA
- a CDS encoding acyl-CoA synthetase translates to MNLFQRAKAHGRRTAFRTTADERTYDELLDASARIAGLLLGDRPDLGEARIAYLIPAGFDYAAAQWGIWRAGGVAVPLSGSAMPPELAYTLSDAGAAAILTTATLAHGLRPLAQDAGIPVLTIEEAAGAMPPALPELRPERRAMMLYTSGTTNKPKGVVTTHANVEAQITTLIEAWHWEEDDRIPLFLPLHHIHGIINVMSCALWAGAAIEPFPKFDLAAILPRVTAGAYTVFMAVPTIYVKLIEHLESLSEPERAPIVAGFARMRLMISGSAALPASVHETWTGLTGQKLLERYGMTEIGMGLSNPYAGERRPGMVGQPLPGVKVRLKAESGEIVTDDGVPGEIQVRGPSVFLEYWKRPEATAESFEDGWFRTGDMAVIEDGYYRIMGRLSVDIIKSGGYKLSALEIEAALLEHPDIRECAVVGVPDDTWGEAVSAAVVLAPDASLTLEDLRA, encoded by the coding sequence ATGAACCTCTTCCAACGCGCGAAAGCCCACGGCCGGCGCACCGCGTTTCGCACGACGGCGGACGAGCGTACGTACGATGAATTGCTCGACGCCTCGGCGCGCATCGCGGGGCTCCTCCTCGGCGATAGGCCCGACCTCGGCGAAGCCCGGATCGCGTACCTCATCCCTGCCGGGTTCGACTATGCGGCCGCGCAGTGGGGCATCTGGCGCGCCGGCGGCGTCGCCGTGCCGCTCAGCGGCTCCGCCATGCCGCCCGAACTCGCCTACACCCTCAGCGACGCCGGCGCCGCGGCGATCCTGACGACCGCCACGCTGGCGCATGGCCTTCGCCCGCTCGCGCAGGATGCCGGCATTCCTGTGCTGACGATCGAGGAGGCTGCCGGCGCCATGCCGCCCGCGCTGCCCGAACTCCGCCCGGAGCGCCGCGCCATGATGCTCTACACCAGCGGCACGACGAACAAGCCCAAGGGCGTGGTGACGACGCACGCGAATGTCGAGGCGCAGATCACGACGCTCATCGAGGCCTGGCACTGGGAGGAAGACGACCGCATCCCTCTCTTTCTCCCTCTCCATCACATCCACGGGATCATCAACGTGATGTCGTGCGCCCTGTGGGCCGGCGCGGCGATCGAGCCGTTTCCAAAATTCGACCTTGCAGCCATCCTGCCTCGCGTCACCGCCGGCGCGTACACCGTGTTCATGGCGGTGCCCACGATTTATGTAAAGCTTATCGAGCATCTGGAGTCCCTCTCCGAGCCAGAGCGCGCCCCGATCGTCGCCGGCTTCGCCCGGATGCGGCTCATGATCTCGGGGTCGGCGGCGTTGCCGGCGAGCGTGCACGAAACCTGGACGGGTCTTACCGGCCAGAAGCTGCTCGAACGATACGGGATGACCGAGATCGGGATGGGCCTGTCGAATCCCTACGCCGGCGAGCGCCGGCCGGGGATGGTCGGGCAACCGCTGCCCGGTGTTAAGGTCCGTCTGAAGGCGGAGTCGGGCGAGATCGTGACGGACGATGGTGTTCCTGGCGAGATCCAGGTGCGCGGCCCGTCCGTGTTTCTCGAATACTGGAAGCGTCCGGAAGCGACGGCGGAGTCGTTCGAGGACGGCTGGTTTCGGACGGGCGACATGGCGGTGATTGAGGACGGCTATTACCGCATCATGGGCCGGCTCTCGGTGGATATCATCAAGAGTGGCGGCTACAAGCTCTCGGCGCTCGAAATCGAGGCCGCGCTGCTCGAACATCCGGACATCCGGGAGTGCGCCGTGGTCGGGGTGCCGGACGACACCTGGGGCGAGGCGGTATCGGCCGCCGTGGTGCTGGCGCCGGATGCGTCTCTCACGCTGGAGGATCTGCGCGCC